One part of the Ziziphus jujuba cultivar Dongzao chromosome 2, ASM3175591v1 genome encodes these proteins:
- the LOC107419076 gene encoding probable phosphoribosylformylglycinamidine synthase, chloroplastic/mitochondrial: MAGVQEITAAEFLKGTHRQHLFLPNSSRGRRSHWLWGRVPSSTIGSSHRKNVSLRCRGQVKPRAVVSGGVSSSVDEQSSLVEKPAVEVIHFYRVPLIQESAISDLVKSVQTKISNQIVGLKTEQCFNIGLYSKLSSEKISVLKWLLQETYEPENLGVESFLEKKRMEGLSMVIIEVGPRLSFSTAWSSNAVSICRACGLTEVTRLERSRRYLLYSKGPLQEHQINEFAALVHDRMTECVYTQKLTSFETHVVPEEVRYIPVMENGRKALEEINREMGLAFDEQDLQYYTRLFQEEIKRNPTTVELFDIAQSNSEHSRHWFFTGKIVIDGQPMERTLMQIVKSTLQANPNNSIIGFKDNSSAIKGFSVKQLRPVLPGSTSLLNIASHDLDILFTAETHNFPCAVAPYPGAETGAGGRIRDTHATGKGSFVVASTAGYCVGNLNIEGSYAPWEDPSFKYPSNLASPLQILIEASNGASDYGNKFGEPLIQGYTRTFGMRLPSGERREWLKPIMFSAGIGQIDHIHISKEEPEIGMLVVKIGGPAYRIGMGGGAASSMVSGQNDAELDFNAVQRGDAEMAQKLYRVVRACIEMGENNPIISIHDQGAGGNCNVVKEIIYPKGAEIDVRAIVVGDHTMSVLEIWGAEYQEQDAILVKPESRALLQSICERERVSMAVIGTINGQGRVVLVDSLANENCRSRGLPSPPPAVDLELDKVLGDMPQKSFEFHRVSNVREPLDIAPGISLMDSLKRVLRLLSVCSKRFLTTKVDRCVTGLVAQQQTVGPLQITLADVAVIAQTYSNLTGGACAIGEQPIKGLLNPKAMARLAVGEALTNLVWAKVTSLSDVKASGNWMYAAKLDGEGAAMYDAAMALSDAMIELGIAIDGGKDSLSMAAHDGGEVVKAPGNLVISAYVTCPDITKTVTPDLKLGDDGMLLHIDLAKGKRRLGGSAFAQVFDQIGDECPDLEDVSYLKTAFECTQGLLADEVISSGHDISDGGLLVCALEMAFAGNCGAVLNLTSHGKSLFQTLFAEELGLIIEVSKKNLDIVIGKLSSEGISAAIIGQVTAAPTIELKVDGVTHLNEKTSFLRDIWEETSFQLEKDQRLASCVDLEKEGLKARHGPSWELSFTPSLTDEKYMTATSKPKVAVIREEGSNGDREMAAAFYAAGFEPWDVTMSDLLNESISLHEFRGIAFVGGFSYADVLGSAKGWAASIRFRQSLLNQFQEFSKRSDTFSLGICNGCQLMALLGWIPGPQVGGVFGSGGDPSQPRFIHNESGRFECRFTSVTIKDSPAIMLKGMEGSTLGVWAAHGEGKAYFPDDAVFDRVLHSNLAPIRYCDDDGNETELYPFNLNGSPLGIAAICSPDGRHLAMMPHPERCFLMWQYPWYPKQWKVDKKGPSPWLKMFQNAREWCS; this comes from the exons ATGGCTGGTGTACAGGAAATCACAGCAGCCGAGTTCTTGAag GGTACCCATAGGCAGCATCTATTTTTACCCAACAGTTCTCGTGGTCGGAGAAGTCATTGGCTATGGGGTCGGGTTCCTAGTTCAACAATTGGTTCTTCACATAGGAAAAATGTTTCATTGAGGTGCCGGGGTCAAGTGAAGCCCAGAGCTGTGGTATCTGGGGGTGTAAGCAGTTCAGTAGACGAGCAATCTTCCTTGGTTGAGAAGCCTGCTGTTGAAGTTATACATTTTTACCGTGTCCCATTGATTCAGGAAAGTGCAATATCTGACCTTGTCAAGTCTGTTCAGACCAAAATATCGAATCAGATTGTTGGTTTAAAAACAGAGCAGTGTTTTAATATTGGACTTTATTCAAAGCTTTCAAGTGAAAAGATCTCTGTCCTTAAGTGGCTTCTTCAGGAGACTTATGAGCCCGAGAATCTGGGGGTTGAGAGCTTtcttgaaaagaaaagaatggaAGGTTTGAGTATGGTTATAATTGAGGTTGGGCCTCGGTTGTCATTTTCAACAGCATGGTCTTCTAATGCTGTATCGATTTGTCGAGCATGTGGTTTGACAGAGGTGACCCGTCTAGAACGCTCAAGGCGGTACTTATTATATAGCAAGGGTCCTTTGCAAGAGCATCAGATTAATGAGTTTGCTGCATTGGTTCATGATAGGATGACTGAGTGTGTCTATACCCAGAAACTAACATCTTTTGAGACACATGTCGTTCCAGAGGAAGTTCGATATATACCTGTCATGGAGAATGGTCGGAAAGCGTTGGAGGAAATTAACAGGGAAATGGGTTTAGCTTTTGATGAACAAGATCTCCAATATTACACTAGGCTATTCCAGGAAGAAATCAAGCGTAATCCAACAACGGTGGAACTATTTGATATTGCACAATCTAACAGTGAGCACAGCAGGCACTGGTTTTTTACTGGCAAAATAGTTATAGATGGACAGCCTATGGAGAGGACTTTAATGCAGATTGTGAAGAGCACTTTACAAGCAAACCCAAACAATTCCATAATTGGGTTTAAGGATAACTCGAGTGCAATTAAGGGATTTTCTGTGAAGCAGTTGCGACCAGTTCTTCCAGGTTCAACAAGTCTGTTGAACATAGCTTCTCATgatcttgatattttatttactgCTGAGACCCATAATTTTCCATGTGCCGTAGCACCCTACCCTGGTGCAGAGACAGGTGCAGGTGGACGCATAAGGGATACCCATGCAACAGGAAAGGGGTCTTTTGTTGTTGCATCGACTGCTGGTTATTGTGTTGGGAACCTCAATATTGAGGGTTCTTATGCTCCTTGGGAAGATCCATCATTCAAATATCCATCAAACTTGGCATCACCTTTGCAGATCCTCATAGAAGCTAGTAATGGTGCATCAGACTATGGGAACAAATTTGGAGAGCCCTTGATTCAGGGCTACACTAGAACTTTTGGAATGAGACTCCCAAGTGGGGAAAGACGAGAATGGTTGAAACCCATCATGTTTAGTGCAGGAATTGGGCAAATTGATCATATCCATATATCAAAAGAAGAACCTGAAATTGGAATGTTGGTTGTTAAGATTGGAGGCCCTGCTTATCGTATTGGAATGGGAGGTGGGGCTGCATCAAGCATGGTCAGTGGTCAGAATGATGCGGAGCTTGATTTTAATGCTGTACAGCGTGGAGATGCTGAGATGGCACAAAAATTGTATCGTGTTGTCCGTGCTTGCATTGAGATGGGGGAGAATAACCCAATTATAAGCATTCATGATCAGGGAGCTGGTGGAAATTGCAATGttgttaaagaaattatttatccCAAGGGTGCTGAGATTGATGTCCGGGCAATTGTTGTTGGTGATCACACAATGTCTGTGTTAGAGATATGGGGTGCAGAATATCAGGAGCAAGATGCAATACTGGTGAAGCCTGAAAGCCGTGCTCTTTTGCAATCAATATGTGAAAGAGAGAGGGTTTCTATGGCTGTTATTGGAACAATAAATGGTCAGGGTCGTGTTGTATTGGTTGATAGCTTGGCTAATGAAAATTGTCGTTCAAGAGGACTTCCTTCTCCTCCTCCTGCTGTAGATTTGGAGCTTGATAAAGTACTTGGTGATATGCCACAAAAATCTTTTGAATTCCACCGGGTAAGTAATGTACGAGAACCACTTGATATTGCTCCTGGGATATCATTGATGGATTCTCTTAAGAGAGTGCTGAGGCTTCTATCTGTCTGTTCAAAGCGCTTCTTGACAACAAAAGTGGATAGATGTGTAACAGGTCTTGTAGCCCAGCAGCAAACTGTGGGGCCATTGCAGATTACTCTTGCCGATGTTGCTGTCATTGCTCAGACTTATTCAAACTTGACTGGAGGCGCATGTGCCATTGGGGAGCAGCCAATCAAAGGTTTGCTGAATCCAAAAGCAATGGCCAGATTGGCTGTTGGGGAAGCACTCACAAATCTTGTTTGGGCAAAGGTCACTTCTCTTTCTGATGTTAAAGCTAGTGGGAATTGGATGTATGCTGCCAAGCTTGATGGTGAAGGAGCAGCCATGTATGATGCTGCCATGGCTCTTTCAGATGCTATGATTGAACTTGGAATTGCTATTGATGGGGGGAAGGATAGTCTTTCAATGGCTGCCCATGATGGAGGTGAGGTTGTTAAGGCTCCTGGGAATCTTGTAATCAGTGCGTATGTCACTTGTCCTGACATCACGAAAACAGTGACCCCGGATTTGAAGTTAGGAGATGATGGCATGCTACTTCACATTGATTTAGCAAAGGGAAAGCGTCGATTAGGTGGATCTGCTTTTGCCCAAGTTTTTGACCAAATTGGGGATGAGTGTCCTGACCTTGAGGATGTTTCTTATCTTAAAACTGCTTTTGAGTGCACTCAAGGCCTGCTTGCAGATGAAGTGATATCTTCTGGTCATGATATCAGTGATGGTGGGTTACTGGTATGCGCCCTAGAGATGGCATTTGCTGGGAATTGTGGTGCTGTTTTGAACTTGACTTCGCATGGGAAGAGCCTATTCCAAACACTTTTTGCAGAAGAGCTTGGTCTCATTATCGAGGTTAGCAAGAAAAACTTGGACATTGTGATTGGAAAGCTAAGTAGTGAAGGTATTTCTGCTGCCATAATTGGACAAGTAACTGCTGCACCTACGATAGAATTGAAGGTTGATGGTGTAACTCATTTAAATGAGAAAACTTCTTTCCTTAGGGATATTTGGGAGGAAACTAGTTTTCAGTTGGAAAAGGATCAAAGATTGGCTTCCTGTGTTGATCTAGAAAAAGAGGGGTTGAAAGCTAGGCATGGGCCTTCATGGGAACTGTCCTTCACTCCTTCCTTAACAGATGAAAAGTATATGACTGCAACTTCTAAACCTAAAGTGGCTGTGATTCGAGAAGAAGGCAGCAATGGGGACAGAGAAATGGCTGCTGCATTTTATGCTGCTGGTTTTGAGCCATGGGATGTTACAATGTCAGATCTTCTTAATGAATCCATCTCATTGCATGAGTTCCGTGGAATTGCATTCGTTGGAGGTTTTAGCTATGCTGATGTTCTTGGTTCTGCAAAAGGTTGGGCTGCTTCAATACGATTTAGACAATCCCTTCTGAACCAATTTCAGGAGTTCTCCAAGCGGTCAGACACTTTTAGTCTAGGAATTTGTAATGGGTGTCAGCTTATGGCTCTATTGGGCTGGATTCCTGGTCCCCAAGTTGGTGGTGTGTTTGGTAGTGGTGGAGACCCATCTCAACCACGGTTCATTCATAATGAATCGGGACGGTTTGAGTGCCGATTCACAAGTGTGACGATAAAAGACTCACCAGCAATAATGCTTAAAGGAATGGAGGGTAGTACGTTGGGGGTGTGGGCTGCCCATGGTGAGGGAAAGGCGTATTTTCCTGATGATGCTGTTTTTGATCGTGTGCTTCATTCAAATTTGGCCCCAATAAGGTACTGTGATGATGATGGGAATGAGACAGAGCTTTATCCTTTCAATCTGAATGGCTCTCCCTTAGGAATAGCTGCAATTTGTTCGCCAGATGGAAGGCATCTTGCCATGATGCCTCATCCAGAGCGCTGCTTCTTAATGTGGCAATATCCATGGTATCCAAAACAGTGGAAGgtagacaaaaaaggccctaGCCCATGGTTGAAGATGTTTCAAAATGCCAGAGAATGGTGTTCTTAA